The following proteins are encoded in a genomic region of Oncorhynchus keta strain PuntledgeMale-10-30-2019 chromosome 35, Oket_V2, whole genome shotgun sequence:
- the khnyn gene encoding NEDD4-binding protein 1 isoform X1, translated as MASALSHLSPMSVRVREGWSDNGRGEEQVEDEFACSGVLRGALWSLHPSVERIFGVSFTIGREEDAVLPHDGQIWLKLKGVRKDAVAAKLFVKGVVNQEAQQEVPYPGVLHCVFCGARGLFMECLIRNTSAYILVGSPGFLLISGLAEPVVRAYSLITDLVKNYEVTQGRRTEPGDRGSGETLDSRRAFKSLVERWEDRHTLDLLVLPGVVKETLLDLVRESGLGSKPGPGGWNLSLGGSRDRAGLMDTDSQRRWDNQSGLDILKLMDTRVGTRAGEAGDIEGMQGIYTSRRKPPVNSTHNQDPGLRNIGQLSQQKTFTSLHVQEREMGKDGSQRAIEKDAAPRLPIFHSFLQTEEEGQGCSQQEVEDEEQGEEGEGEMLSVGSREEFGLLLKFFTAMGYAEDVVMRVLARTGPREVSQILDLVQQEHDRTGLAMNRPVEMEHTEVEEREGKGVRGKRSGIDGGMGVELEGGVEEGAGSREEGRKGRESGGSTANLSEDSLKEGRERVEGGMEGGEGGNEEDFVLGVVKRAAASCGYTEEKVAEVYSMLPELSTRQLLLELQREGARETEAASKDQVRDEPREVDEAVSELHRKDRAGDRKEERGREMEAPAPQSTATEKREEERNSVKGKSERKTNEVGVTAPNRIGDGAVKVEPDLAQWNAMTNQIPFPIHSHQKNPTQTHTPHRASPPLVTGPPQPTYPNTLPPQPTYPNTLSQQPTYPNTLLAQPTYPLLFPHQLVYPPTQPPQTTLPHTLTMNNSSTTRAKEKRGLFPLAVEGSDLPALTAVAVDRRGLPTMAAGAVVTGQQRFMEGLQTPFDLKLTDQPGDPGLRMVIIDGSNVAMSHGLGHFFSCRGIALAVQHFWNRGHRRISTFLPQWRQKRDHRGKEQHYLSELQNLGLLSYTPSREVQGKRINSYDDRFMLQLAQKTDGVIVTNDNLRDLLDESQVWCEIIKKRLLQYTFVGDHFMVPDDPLGRGGPHLDDFLHSQHRPPVPGSHSFAGVASSFHSPRAPRAQTEVLHFRDWTPGVVVEPEPSQARGNGQARAGRSGPGMGLGLGLGVKRSAEETSRLRESLSQVFPGQDSMVTLVLQCNPTVTDINSLSHFILEQESVD; from the exons ATGGCGTCTGCCCTAAGCCATCTCTCTCCAATGTCTGTAAGAGTGAGAGAAGGATGGAGTGAtaatggaagaggagaggagcaggtggAGGATGAATTTGCGTGTTCCGGAGTGCTACGCGGTGCCCTGTGGTCCTTACATCCCTCAGTGGAGAGGATATTTGGGGTGTCCTTTACGATCGGTAGAGAGGAGGATGCTGTGTTACCCCATGATGGACAGATCTGGCTCAAACTAAAAGGAGTGAGGAAGGACGCGGTGGCTGCCAAA ttgTTTGTGAAGGGAGTTGTGAACCAGGAGGCCCAGCAGGAGGTTCCATATCCAGGTGTCCTTCACTGTGTGTTCTGTGGAGCCCGAGGGCTGTTCATGGAGTGCCTGATCAGAAACACCTCTGCTTACATACTG GTGGGTTCCCCAGGCTTCCTACTCATCTCAGGACTGGCAGAACCAGTGGTCAGGGCCTATTCCCTCATCACAGACCTGGTGAAGAACTACGAGGTCACCCAGGGACGAAGAACCGAGCCTGGCGACAGAGGATCAGGCGAGACCCTGGATTCCCGTCGGGCCTTCAAATCCCTGgtggagagatgggaggacaGGCACACTCTGGATCTGCTGGTGCTACCAGGGGTGGTGAAGGAGACTCTATTGGATCTGGTGAGGGAGTCTGGGCTGGGATCCAAACCCGGTCCTGGGGGCTGGAACCTCAGTCTTGGGGGGTCTAGAGACAGAGCGGGTCTAATGGACACTGATAGCCAGAGACGATGGGACAACCAGTCAGGCTTGGACATACTAAAACTTATGGATACCAGAGTAGGGACCagagctggtgaggctggggacATAGAGGGAATGCAGGGGATTTACACATCAAGGAGAAAACCTCCTGTAAATTCCACCCACAACCAAGACCCTGGTCTACGGAATATTGGGCAGCTTTCTCAACAAAAGACGTTCACTAGCTTACATGTACAAGAAAGAGAGATGGGCAAAGATGGGTCacagagagcgatagagaaaGACGCAGCACCTCGACTTCCCATCTTCCACTCTTTCCTTCAAACCGAGGAGGAGGGGCAAGGATGTTCCCAACAGGAGGTAGAGGATGAAGaacagggggaggaaggagagggggagatgttgtcagtagggagtagggaggagtTTGGGCTCTTGCTGAAGTTCTTCACGGCTATGGGCTATGCAGAAGATGTGGTAATGAGGGTCCTGGCCCGGACCGGACCCAGAGAAGTCTCCCAGATTCTGGACCTGGTCCAGCAAGAACATGACCGGACCGGTCTGGCCATGAACCGCCCAGTGGAGATGGAGCAcacagaggtagaggagagggaaggtAAAGGAGTGAGAGGAAAGAGAAGCGGTATAGATGGGGGGATGGGGGTGGAGCTGGAGGGAGGTGTGGAAGAAGGGgcggggagtagagaggaggggagaaaaggcAGGGAGAGTGGAGGGTCTACCGCTAACCTTTCTGAGGATTCACTgaaggaaggcagggagagggtCGAGGGCGGCATGGAGGGAGGCGAAGGGGGGAACGAGGAGGATTTTGTCCTGGGAGTTGTGAAGAGGGCCGCAGCCAGTTGTGGATACACAGAGGAGAAGGTAGCAGAAGTGTATAGTATGTTACCTGAACTGTCCACACGCCAGCTACTCCTGGAGCTCCAGAGGgagggagccagagagacagaagcTGCATCCAAGGACCAGGTACGAGACGAACCAAGAGAGGTGGATGAGGCTGTCTCAGAGCTACATAGAAAGGACAGAGcaggagacaggaaggaggagagaggtagagagatggaggcacCAGCACCGCAGTCCACTGCTactgagaagagagaagaagaaagaaataGTGTGAAAGGAAAGAGTGAAAGGAAGACCAATGAGGTAGGAGTGACCGCGCCGAACCGAATCGGCGATGGTGCAGTTAAGGTTGAACCAGATCTGGCTCAATGGAATGCCATGACAAACCAGATTCCGTTCCCGATTCACAGTCACCAGAAGaatcccacacagacacacaccccccATCGAGCCAGCCCCCCTTTAGTCACAGGGCCGCCTCAGCCCACCTACCCCAACACACTACCCCCACAACCCACCTACCCCAACACACTATCCCAACAACCCACCTACCCCAACACATTACTCGCACAACCCACCTACCCTCTCTTATTTCCCCATCAACTCGTTTACCCTCCCACCCAGCCACCCCAGACCACCTTACCCCACACCCTTACCATGAATAACTCCTCAACAACCAGAGCGAAGGAGAAACGTGGTCTCTTTCCCCTAGCAGTAGAGGGAAGTGATCTCCCAGCCCTAACAGCGGTGGCTGTTGATAGACGAGGTCTCCCGACCATGGCAGCAGGGGCTGTGGTGACAGGGCAACAGCGCTTCATGGAAGGCCTCCAGACTCCATTTGACCTCAAGCTGACCGACCAACCAGGAGACCCGGGACTCAGGATGGTCATTATCGACGGGAGCAACGTTGCGATGAG TCACGGGCTGGGCCATTTCTTTTCGTGCCGAGGCATCGCCCTGGCGGTGCAACACTTCTGGAACCGCGGGCATCGCAGAATCAGTACCTTCCTGCCCCAGTGGAGGCAGAAGAGAGACCACCGGGGCAAAG AGCAGCACTACCTTAGTGAGCTCCAGAACCTGGGTCTGCTCTCCTACACTCCCTCCAGAGAAGTCCAAGGGAAGAGGATTAACTCATACGACGACAG GTTCatgctgcagctggcccagaagaCCGATGGAGTGATCGTGACAAACGACAACCTCAGAGACCTGCTGGATGAGTCTCAAGTATGGTGCGAAATCATCAAGAAAag ACTCCTCCAATACACGTTTGTGGGGGATCACTTTATGGTACCGGATGATCCGCTGGGCCGAGGAGGACCCCACCTAGATGACTTCCTACACTCCCagcacag GCCTCCTGTCCCAGGCAGTCACTCATTTGCAGGTGTGGCATCCTCCTTCCACTCTCCCCGAGCTCCAAGGGCCCAGACAGAGGTCCTTCACTTCCGTGACTGGACACCAGGGGTCGTTGTAGAGCCAGAGCCCAGCCAGGCCAGGGGGAATGGGCAGGCTAGGGCTGGACGCAGTGGCCCAGGGATGGGCCTTGGTCTGGGGCTGGGAGTGAAGAGGAGTGCAGAAGAGACCTCCAGGCTTAGGGAGAGCCTATCCCAGGTGTTCCCAGGACAGGATAGCATGGTTACTCTGGTGCTGCAGTGTAATCCTACAGTGACTGACATCAATTCATtgtcacactttatactggagcAGGAGAGTGTAGACTGA
- the khnyn gene encoding uncharacterized protein khnyn isoform X2, translated as MASALSHLSPMSVRVREGWSDNGRGEEQVEDEFACSGVLRGALWSLHPSVERIFGVSFTIGREEDAVLPHDGQIWLKLKGVRKDAVAAKLFVKGVVNQEAQQEVPYPGVLHCVFCGARGLFMECLIRNTSAYILVGSPGFLLISGLAEPVVRAYSLITDLVKNYEVTQGRRTEPGDRGSGETLDSRRAFKSLVERWEDRHTLDLLVLPGVVKETLLDLVRESGLGSKPGPGGWNLSLGGSRDRAGLMDTDSQRRWDNQSGLDILKLMDTRVGTRAGEAGDIEGMQGIYTSRRKPPVNSTHNQDPGLRNIGQLSQQKTFTSLHVQEREMGKDGSQRAIEKDAAPRLPIFHSFLQTEEEGQGCSQQEVEDEEQGEEGEGEMLSVGSREEFGLLLKFFTAMGYAEDVVMRVLARTGPREVSQILDLVQQEHDRTGLAMNRPVEMEHTEVEEREGKGVRGKRSGIDGGMGVELEGGVEEGAGSREEGRKGRESGGSTANLSEDSLKEGRERVEGGMEGGEGGNEEDFVLGVVKRAAASCGYTEEKVAEVYSMLPELSTRQLLLELQREGARETEAASKDQVRDEPREVDEAVSELHRKDRAGDRKEERGREMEAPAPQSTATEKREEERNSVKGKSERKTNEVGVTAPNRIGDGAVKVEPDLAQWNAMTNQIPFPIHSHQKNPTQTHTPHRASPPLVTGPPQPTYPNTLPPQPTYPNTLSQQPTYPNTLLAQPTYPLLFPHQLVYPPTQPPQTTLPHTLTMNNSSTTRAKEKRGLFPLAVEGSDLPALTAVAVDRRGLPTMAAGAVVTGQQRFMEGLQTPFDLKLTDQPGDPGLRMVIIDGSNVAMSHGLGHFFSCRGIALAVQHFWNRGHRRISTFLPQWRQKRDHRGKALP; from the exons ATGGCGTCTGCCCTAAGCCATCTCTCTCCAATGTCTGTAAGAGTGAGAGAAGGATGGAGTGAtaatggaagaggagaggagcaggtggAGGATGAATTTGCGTGTTCCGGAGTGCTACGCGGTGCCCTGTGGTCCTTACATCCCTCAGTGGAGAGGATATTTGGGGTGTCCTTTACGATCGGTAGAGAGGAGGATGCTGTGTTACCCCATGATGGACAGATCTGGCTCAAACTAAAAGGAGTGAGGAAGGACGCGGTGGCTGCCAAA ttgTTTGTGAAGGGAGTTGTGAACCAGGAGGCCCAGCAGGAGGTTCCATATCCAGGTGTCCTTCACTGTGTGTTCTGTGGAGCCCGAGGGCTGTTCATGGAGTGCCTGATCAGAAACACCTCTGCTTACATACTG GTGGGTTCCCCAGGCTTCCTACTCATCTCAGGACTGGCAGAACCAGTGGTCAGGGCCTATTCCCTCATCACAGACCTGGTGAAGAACTACGAGGTCACCCAGGGACGAAGAACCGAGCCTGGCGACAGAGGATCAGGCGAGACCCTGGATTCCCGTCGGGCCTTCAAATCCCTGgtggagagatgggaggacaGGCACACTCTGGATCTGCTGGTGCTACCAGGGGTGGTGAAGGAGACTCTATTGGATCTGGTGAGGGAGTCTGGGCTGGGATCCAAACCCGGTCCTGGGGGCTGGAACCTCAGTCTTGGGGGGTCTAGAGACAGAGCGGGTCTAATGGACACTGATAGCCAGAGACGATGGGACAACCAGTCAGGCTTGGACATACTAAAACTTATGGATACCAGAGTAGGGACCagagctggtgaggctggggacATAGAGGGAATGCAGGGGATTTACACATCAAGGAGAAAACCTCCTGTAAATTCCACCCACAACCAAGACCCTGGTCTACGGAATATTGGGCAGCTTTCTCAACAAAAGACGTTCACTAGCTTACATGTACAAGAAAGAGAGATGGGCAAAGATGGGTCacagagagcgatagagaaaGACGCAGCACCTCGACTTCCCATCTTCCACTCTTTCCTTCAAACCGAGGAGGAGGGGCAAGGATGTTCCCAACAGGAGGTAGAGGATGAAGaacagggggaggaaggagagggggagatgttgtcagtagggagtagggaggagtTTGGGCTCTTGCTGAAGTTCTTCACGGCTATGGGCTATGCAGAAGATGTGGTAATGAGGGTCCTGGCCCGGACCGGACCCAGAGAAGTCTCCCAGATTCTGGACCTGGTCCAGCAAGAACATGACCGGACCGGTCTGGCCATGAACCGCCCAGTGGAGATGGAGCAcacagaggtagaggagagggaaggtAAAGGAGTGAGAGGAAAGAGAAGCGGTATAGATGGGGGGATGGGGGTGGAGCTGGAGGGAGGTGTGGAAGAAGGGgcggggagtagagaggaggggagaaaaggcAGGGAGAGTGGAGGGTCTACCGCTAACCTTTCTGAGGATTCACTgaaggaaggcagggagagggtCGAGGGCGGCATGGAGGGAGGCGAAGGGGGGAACGAGGAGGATTTTGTCCTGGGAGTTGTGAAGAGGGCCGCAGCCAGTTGTGGATACACAGAGGAGAAGGTAGCAGAAGTGTATAGTATGTTACCTGAACTGTCCACACGCCAGCTACTCCTGGAGCTCCAGAGGgagggagccagagagacagaagcTGCATCCAAGGACCAGGTACGAGACGAACCAAGAGAGGTGGATGAGGCTGTCTCAGAGCTACATAGAAAGGACAGAGcaggagacaggaaggaggagagaggtagagagatggaggcacCAGCACCGCAGTCCACTGCTactgagaagagagaagaagaaagaaataGTGTGAAAGGAAAGAGTGAAAGGAAGACCAATGAGGTAGGAGTGACCGCGCCGAACCGAATCGGCGATGGTGCAGTTAAGGTTGAACCAGATCTGGCTCAATGGAATGCCATGACAAACCAGATTCCGTTCCCGATTCACAGTCACCAGAAGaatcccacacagacacacaccccccATCGAGCCAGCCCCCCTTTAGTCACAGGGCCGCCTCAGCCCACCTACCCCAACACACTACCCCCACAACCCACCTACCCCAACACACTATCCCAACAACCCACCTACCCCAACACATTACTCGCACAACCCACCTACCCTCTCTTATTTCCCCATCAACTCGTTTACCCTCCCACCCAGCCACCCCAGACCACCTTACCCCACACCCTTACCATGAATAACTCCTCAACAACCAGAGCGAAGGAGAAACGTGGTCTCTTTCCCCTAGCAGTAGAGGGAAGTGATCTCCCAGCCCTAACAGCGGTGGCTGTTGATAGACGAGGTCTCCCGACCATGGCAGCAGGGGCTGTGGTGACAGGGCAACAGCGCTTCATGGAAGGCCTCCAGACTCCATTTGACCTCAAGCTGACCGACCAACCAGGAGACCCGGGACTCAGGATGGTCATTATCGACGGGAGCAACGTTGCGATGAG TCACGGGCTGGGCCATTTCTTTTCGTGCCGAGGCATCGCCCTGGCGGTGCAACACTTCTGGAACCGCGGGCATCGCAGAATCAGTACCTTCCTGCCCCAGTGGAGGCAGAAGAGAGACCACCGGGGCAAAG CACTACCTTAG